A region from the Falco rusticolus isolate bFalRus1 chromosome 4, bFalRus1.pri, whole genome shotgun sequence genome encodes:
- the CSRNP1 gene encoding cysteine/serine-rich nuclear protein 1, which yields MSGVLKRKYEELGDDSTYCSSSSCSPLSSSASSGWETDEESSRGEPKPSSALTPSFTPTSILKKSKRLKKNNVEFDRVTVFYFPRCQGFTSVPSRGGCTLGMVSKHSSSRQFTLAEFSKEQENVRREKLEEKLKEEKLEALKWKLTMNGTKESEEANQLTIEDISDDDIDVSNVDLEDGFFLQPYPAKKRRALLKAVGVKKIDKEEKRELHNIRLSREDCGCDCREVCDPETCSCSLAGIKCQMDHTSFPCGCTKDGCGNTEGRIEFNQARVQTHFIHTIMKLELEKQQQSSEKVVEAEPPFRERLPSLGCMAGKGSLEERAVPLAPAFQFSPDLEALGENSCSSDMTDSSISSHPSEDLEEPYESLPSDKSQSDVDDDGLARILHFNDSDAEEDGGRGQDDLSCFHSADFFIEDHSDEAKPVPGHLSHLSECLDENANQDGGGLLEDAAHARCDGLSCCASSPAEPCSKSYVDLSLSSDSLDFFQSFSDYNLGPLYNSLKEYENLDNFSALQFQLPNFPGFPQAGDQGSCFLESLIGLSESVPETPAPFTDNQLLEDAIKSSLMETVKV from the exons ATGAGTGGAGTATTGAAAAGGAAGTATGAAGAGCTGGGGGATGACAGTACctactgctcctcctcctcctgctcccccctctcctcctcgGCATCATCGGGCTGGGAGACAGATGAGGAGAGCTCCCGCGGAGAGCccaagcccagctctgccttaACGCCCAGCTTTACCC CCACATCTATCCTGAAGAAATCCAAGCGACTAAAGAAGAACAATGTAGAGTTTGACCGGGTCACTGTGTTTTACTTCCCACGCTGCCAGGGGTTCACAAGCGTGCCTAGTCGTGGGGGCTGTACCCTGGGGATGGTGAGCAAACACAGCTCCTCCCGGCAGTTCACGCTAGCGGAGTTTTCAAAGGAGCAGGAAAACGTTCGTCGAGAGAAGCTcgaagagaaattaaaagaagagaaGTTGGAAGCATTGAAGTGGAAA CTCACCATGAACGGCACAAAGGAGTCAGAAGAGGCCAACCAGCTCACCATCGAAGACATCTCCGACGACGACATTGATGTCAGCAACGTGGACCTGGAGGATGGCTTCTTCCTCCAGCCCTATCCCGCCAAGAAGAGACGTGCGCTGCTGAAAGCTGTGGGGGTGAAGAAGATCGACAAGGAGGAGAAGCGGGAGCTGCACAACATCCGCCTGTCCCGGGAGGACTGCGGCTGCGACTGCCGGGAGGTCTGCGACCCAGagacctgcagctgcagcttggcAGGCATTAAATGTCAG ATGGATCACACCTCCTTCCCCTGCGGCTGCACCAAGGATGGCTGTGGCAACACCGAGGGCAGGATCGAGTTCAATCAGGCCCGCGTGCAGACCCACTTCATCCACACCATCATGaagctggagctggagaagcagcagcagagcagtgagAAGGTGGTGGAGGCTGAGCCCCCTTTTCGGGAGCGGCTCCCATCGTTGGGATGCATGGCAGGGAAAGGCTCCTTGGAGGAGCGTGCGGTGCCGCTGGCACCTGCTTTCCAGTTCAGCCCTGACCTGGAGGCCCTGGGGGagaacagctgcagcagtgacatGACAGactcctccatctcctcccaccCCAGTGAGGACCTGGAGGAGCCCTACGAGAGTCTCCCCTCTGACAAATCCCAATCGGATGTGGATGACGATGGCTTGGCACGCATCCTCCACTTCAACGACTCAGATGCCGAGGAAGATGGTGGCCGTGGCCAGGATGACCTGAGCTGCTTCCACTCCGCCGACTTCTTCATCGAGGACCACAGTGATGAGGCCAAGCCTGTCCCTGGCCACTTGTCCCACCTCTCTGAGTGCCTGGATGAGAATGCCAACCAGGATGGTGGGGGTTTGCTGGAGGATGCTGCCCATGCGCGGTGCGATGGGCTGTCCTGCTGCGCCTCATCGCCGGCCGAGCCCTGCTCCAAGAGCTACGTCgacctcagcctttcctctgaCTCGTTGGATTTCTTCCAGTCCTTCTCAGACTATAACTTGGGACCCCTTTACAACTCCTTAAAGGAGTACGAGAACCTCGATAACTTCTCAGCATTACAGTTTCAGTTGCCTAATTTCCCTGGCTTCCCACAAGCCGGAGATCAGGGCTCCTGTTTCTTGGAGTCCCTCATCGGTTTGTCCGAATCCGTCCCCGAAACCCCAGCCCCTTTCACAGACAATCAACTTTTGGAGGATGCCATCAAGTCATCGCTGATGGAGACAGTGAAAGTGTGA